One window from the genome of ANME-2 cluster archaeon encodes:
- a CDS encoding DUF86 domain-containing protein → MRIKKTRDAVVRNLEGIGEAAKKIPDKIKQGYSEIEWKAVTGLRDKLIHEYFWVSNSIVWETVTTDIKILLLTPHFSIS, encoded by the coding sequence TTGCGGATAAAAAAAACCAGGGATGCAGTGGTAAGAAATCTGGAAGGAATAGGGGAAGCTGCGAAAAAGATTCCTGATAAAATTAAACAAGGATATTCAGAAATTGAATGGAAAGCTGTTACAGGATTGAGGGATAAGCTTATCCATGAATATTTTTGGGTCAGTAATTCAATAGTCTGGGAAACAGTAACTACTGATATTAAAATTTTGCTTTTGACTCCTCACTTTTCAATTTCCTGA
- a CDS encoding nucleotidyltransferase family protein produces MKSKQVILDKLLEEDHLLKKEYQVKTIGIFGSYARDEQTEASDVDVLVEFDSPMGFFTFIKLENYLSEKFGIKVDLVTPDALKPLIKSNILDETVYA; encoded by the coding sequence ATGAAATCCAAACAAGTCATTCTGGATAAATTATTAGAAGAAGACCACCTTCTAAAAAAAGAATATCAAGTTAAAACTATTGGTATATTTGGGTCTTATGCCAGGGACGAACAAACAGAAGCCAGTGATGTAGATGTCCTTGTTGAATTTGATAGTCCAATGGGTTTTTTTACATTCATTAAACTTGAAAATTATCTTAGTGAAAAATTCGGCATAAAGGTTGACCTTGTGACCCCTGATGCATTAAAACCATTGATTAAATCTAATATATTGGATGAGACAGTTTATGCCTAA